TCGTCTCGGTGACGAAGATGTCCAACTGGGTCAGCAGGTTGCGCATCTCTTTCTCGCGGCCATTCAGCGCCGTGGCGAAAGTCCTGGTGAGCTCTTGGATATGACCCAGCCCGCCGCCGTTGAGCAGGATCGCCACCGAGGCGAGGGTCTGCTCCGTGGTGGGATAGGTGGCGGCCTTCGCCAGCGGGATCACCGAGCCGTTTTTCAGCTGACCCCGCGGCGCCTCGCCGATGGGTGGCGCCAACTCGATGTGCATGGAACCCAGCAGGCTGGTCTGGCCTACCTTTGCGGTGCTGTTCTCGGGCAGGTGGACGCTGCCGTCGATGCGCATTGTCACCAGCGCGTGCCAGTCCTGGACCTCGATCTTGGTGACGTTGCCGATGTTGACGTCGGCCACCCGCACGCGGGTGTTCGGCTGAATGACGACGACGTCGGGCAGCTGCGCCTGAATGGTGTAGGCGCCCTTGCCCTGTCCCGCGGTTCCGGGCAGGGGCAGCGAGTTGAGACCGCGCCAACCGCCGCAGCCCGACGTCAGCAGCATCGACGAGATGACCACCGCCGCAACGGCGATGCGCCTCATGGCGTACCTCCCGGTGGCGCGGCGGCGGGAACCATCAGACCCGGCAGGCCCGCCTGCGGATCGGTGGAACGGACCGCGATCGGTCCCGGCGGTACCGCGCCACCCGGCAGTGCCTGCGGCGACACCGGTGGCGGCGCGTCCGGGGCCGGGCCTGGGGGCGCGCCGGGCGGCGGGATGTGCGGGTTGAGCTTGTCCTCGCTGTAAGTGATCTCGTTCGGACGCGCCGACGCCCCGACGAATGGGTTGAGACCGATCGGCAGGAAGTTGTACTGGCGATTCTTGATGATCGGAGACAGGTACTGCTCGCACAGCCGCGCGGACTGCTTTGCACCGACGCGGCCATCGGATTCGATGGAGCCGCAGATGGATTGGACGGTATCGGCGAAGTTCGACAGCGCCAGAATCCCGGTCACCGCGCTCTGCGCCGGCTGGTAGATGTTCAGGAAGTTCTGGAACACGTTGGGCGCGACGTGCAGGGTCTGCTTGATGTCGCGGCGACTGTCGTTCAGCGCCGTGGTGATCTCGTTGAGGTGGTCGAAGGTCGTACCGATGGCCTCGCGGTTCTCGGCGACGAACGGCCGCAGGTCATTGACCGCGCCGTCCAGCCCGGCGATGGCCTGACCCCACTCGTTGGGCGTATTGGACATCACCGTGGTGATGGTGGCCAGGTTCTTGTTGAACGATGCGAGCAGGTCGCTGCTCGATGTCAGCGCCGCGACGAACGTCTCCAGGTTACGCAGCGTGCTGAAGATGTCCGTGCTGTGGTCACCGAGCGCCGACACCGCCTGCGAGAGCTTGATGACGGTGTCCCGCGCGGTCTCGCCCTCGCCACGCAGGTTCGCGGCCGAGGTGTTGACGAACTGGCCCAGCGCGCTGGTCCCGCCCTCGGTCGTCGGCTGCAGCGAATCGGTCAGCTTCTCCAATTGCTTTCGCAGGTCGTCCCATTCGACCGGCACCGCCGTCCGCTCCTGCGGAATGGTCGCGCCGTCGGCCAGTTTCGGGCCGCCCGAATAGACCGGGACGAGTTGGATCGCGCGCGAGGTGACCAGCGACGGCGACAGGATCGCGGCCTTGACGTCGGCCGGCAGCGAGTACTGCGAGTCGACGGTGAACGTGACTTTGGCCGCCTGAGGTTGCGGTTCGATCTTCTCGATCGTGCCGACCGCGACGCCCAGAATGCGGATCTCGTCGCCGGTGTAGACACCGTTGGTATTCGGGAAGTAGGCGATATAGGTGTTGCGAGTCACCTGCTTCCACCACGGCGACACCATCATGCTGATCCCGACGGCCAGGATCAGCAGCAGGCTGACGCCCGTCCCGATCCTCGTGACGCGTCGGTGGCTCTCTACCCAGGCGGCGCCGTTGTCAAGGCGCGCGCGGACTTTCGCGAATGCCATCAGCGACCCCCGTTCGCAGGCACTTCATTGGGCGCAGGCTGATACACCGGCGTCTGCCTGGGCGGCGGCTTGAGCTCGGCCGGCGGCCCGGGCGGCGGTCCACCGGGCGGCGGCGCCGGCGGCTCCGGCCGGAGCGGATAGCAGCCGGGCGCGCCCGGCCGGCCCGGCACACTGCAGGGCCTGTCGCCCGGATTGCCGGTGATCGCGTCTGGGATCGACCGCCGTGGCTCGCCGCCCTGCCCGGTTCGCGGATATGGCACCGGCAGCAGCGGAATTCCGGGCTGCCCGTTGCCCGGATCGGTGAGCTGCGACGGCAGCAGTGTGGCCGGATCGAGCCCGAGATCGGAGAACGCGGCGTCGGTGAACGGCTGCGCGAACTGCCCCAGCGTCAGGTTCGGCAGCGAGGCCTTGAAGAACGGCCCCGAGCCGAGCACCTCGCCAAATGACATGGCGTACTTGGGAATCAGATACAGGGTGCGCTGCAATTCCTTCTTGCGGTCGTCCAAGACCCCGAGCACGCTGTTCAGCTTGTCCAGCGCGGGCTTGAGTTGCGTCCGGTTGTCGCCGACGACCGCCGAGATCTCCCGTGTCGCC
The sequence above is a segment of the Candidatus Mycobacterium wuenschmannii genome. Coding sequences within it:
- a CDS encoding MCE family protein, which encodes MAFAKVRARLDNGAAWVESHRRVTRIGTGVSLLLILAVGISMMVSPWWKQVTRNTYIAYFPNTNGVYTGDEIRILGVAVGTIEKIEPQPQAAKVTFTVDSQYSLPADVKAAILSPSLVTSRAIQLVPVYSGGPKLADGATIPQERTAVPVEWDDLRKQLEKLTDSLQPTTEGGTSALGQFVNTSAANLRGEGETARDTVIKLSQAVSALGDHSTDIFSTLRNLETFVAALTSSSDLLASFNKNLATITTVMSNTPNEWGQAIAGLDGAVNDLRPFVAENREAIGTTFDHLNEITTALNDSRRDIKQTLHVAPNVFQNFLNIYQPAQSAVTGILALSNFADTVQSICGSIESDGRVGAKQSARLCEQYLSPIIKNRQYNFLPIGLNPFVGASARPNEITYSEDKLNPHIPPPGAPPGPAPDAPPPVSPQALPGGAVPPGPIAVRSTDPQAGLPGLMVPAAAPPGGTP
- a CDS encoding MCE family protein, whose product is MRRIAVAAVVISSMLLTSGCGGWRGLNSLPLPGTAGQGKGAYTIQAQLPDVVVIQPNTRVRVADVNIGNVTKIEVQDWHALVTMRIDGSVHLPENSTAKVGQTSLLGSMHIELAPPIGEAPRGQLKNGSVIPLAKAATYPTTEQTLASVAILLNGGGLGHIQELTRTFATALNGREKEMRNLLTQLDIFVTETKKQTDDIIEAIDNVNQLAGQVAEKDATVDKALTTIPQALGVLSDTRKVLVDAIDKVGQFSAVAASTIQQSKKSLVDNFRNLAPALRELANAGPALTRGLDFLTTLPWVKSTVPNWFRGDFANISLVVDLTLSRLDSGFFTGSRWEGNLTELEMQWGRTIGQMPSPYTAVNPLIAPYHWGGY